The following proteins are co-located in the Toxotes jaculatrix isolate fToxJac2 chromosome 9, fToxJac2.pri, whole genome shotgun sequence genome:
- the smc4 gene encoding structural maintenance of chromosomes protein 4 isoform X1: MPSKTAKSSTASAKPRGKGSQPRDDSEDELDVPPQETNSNCPEEAPPTTDPSHGEAAEAVDNRSLEEILGSIPPPPPPAMTNEPGAPRLMITHLVNRNFKSYAGEQILGPFHKRFSCIIGPNGSGKSNVIDSMLFVFGYRAQKIRSKKLSVLIHSSDKHKDVQSCTVEVHFQKIIDKEGDDYEVIPNSKFYVSRTANKDNSSAYHINGKKATFKEVGALLRSHGIDLDHNRFLILQGEVEQIAMMKPKGQTEHDEGMLEYLEDIIGSCRLKEPIQTLARRIELLNEQRGEKLNRVKLVEKEKNALEGERNKAVEFLTLENDIFKHKSQLCQYYVHDLQKCVRDKEQEKQKILEDTKELTEKNAKISQEMDKMNQELKNVEKKQNKLNKYIETQKEKFTQLDLQDVEVREKIKHSKSKNKKLQKQLEKDKEKLEEVRSVPASSEKAISEATARKEELEKKKVKEEEKLKEVMESLKEETSGLQQDKETKEKELMELSKAVNETRSRMDLAQSELDIYLSRHNTALTQLNTAKQTLQTTSDTLRERRTAIKDLEIKIPQKEQELKKDEGELEQLIKMDNEAREVVREMRQKVDEAKSSLSSNRSRGKVLDALMQQKKSGRIPGIFGRLGDLGAINEKYDVAISSSCGALDNIVVDTIDTAQKCVTFLKEQNIGVATFIGLDKMKVWEKNMAPIQTPENSPRLFDMVRVKDESVKPAFYFALRDTLVAQDMEQATRMAFQKDKRWRVVTLKGQIIEMAGTMTGGGRILKGRMGSSIGTEVSQEELDRMESKLNEKLSKLQGCQERKLQLEENIQHLRPQLRDMKNTLEKYANSMTSLADQEAHLKLQIKELEANVLAAAPDKAKQKQMEKSLEAFKKDYEAASSKAGKVENEVKRLHNLIVDINSHKLKAQQDKLDKINKELDDCSSTITKAQVAIKTAERNLKKCEESVNRVQGELEENEKSMAELTEQLKKLEDEAGEIMKACQEAEAALPEVQEQYQGVLKEIKVLQQQEHALQEKSLSVRLCIEQIDTTVTEQNNKIKHWQKEASKLSLHTIENKPSEEFPVLTPAELEEISDPNVIINKMITLETQCAQMKPNLGAIAEYKKKEELYLQRVAQLDEITTERDKFKRGYEDLRKQRLNEFMTGFNMITNKLKENYQMLTLGGDAELELVDSLDPFSEGIMFSVRPPKKSWKKIFNLSGGEKTLSSLALVFALHHYKPTPLYFMDEIDAALDFKNVSIVACYIYEQTKNAQFIIISLRNNMFEIADRLIGIYKTHNTTKSVGINPKTIVFKEHDAVTAST; encoded by the exons ATGCCATCTAAAACTGCAAAGAGCTCAACTGCCTCCGCCAAGCCAAGAGGGAAAGGGTCGCAGCCTCGGGATGACTCCGAAGACGAGCTGGATGTACCCCCTCAAGAAACCAACTCTAATTGCCCAGAGGAGGCACCGCCGACAACTG ATCCGTCTCACGGGGAAGCTGCCGAGGCGGTTGATAATCGAAGTTTGGAGGAGATTCTCGGTAGCATCCCTCCACCCCCGCCCCCAGCAATGACCAATGAACCGGGCGCTCCTCGCCTGATGATAACACATTTAGTTAATCGCAACTTTAAATCTTACGCAGGCGAGCAGATTCTGGGGCCTTTTCACAAG CGCTTTTCCTGCATCATTGGTCCAAATGGGAGTGGGAAGTCAAATGTGATAGATTcaatgctgtttgtgtttggataCAGAGCTCAAAAGATCAGATCGAAAAAGCTCTCAGTGCTGATTCACAGCTCTGATAAACACAAAGATGTGCAAAGCTGTACTGTGGAGGTGCATTTTCAAAAGATTATTGATAAG GAAGGAGATGACTACGAAGTTATCCCCAACAGCAAGTTCTATGTTTCCAGGACTGCCAACAAAGACAATTCCTCAGCCTACCATATCAATGGCAAGAAAGCCACATTCAAAGAAGTGGGAGCTTTACTCCGAAGCCATGGTATTGACCTAGACCACAACAGATTTCTGATCTTACAG GGTGAGGTGGAGCAGATCGCCATGATGAAGCCTAAAGGTCAGACAGAGCATGATGAGGGCATGCTGGAGTACCTGGAGGACATTATTGGCTCCTGCCGCCTCAAGGAGCCCATCCAAACCTTGGCCCGCCGCATTGAGCTTCTCAATGAGCAAAGGGGAGAGAAG CTAAACCGAGTAAAACTtgtggaaaaggagaagaatgCACTGGAGGGAGAAAGGAACAAAGCTGTGGAGTTTCTCACCCTGGAGAATGACATCTTCAAACACAAGAGTCAGCTTTGCCAATATTATGT TCATGATCTGCAGAAGTGTGTGAGGGATaaagagcaggaaaagcagaagaTCTTGGAGGACACCAAGGAACTCACTGAGAAAAATGCAAAGATATCACAAGAGATGGATAAAATGAACCAAGAGCTCAAAAATGTGGAgaa GAAACAAAATAAGCTCAACAAGTACATTGAGACCCAGAAGGAGAAGTTCACCCAGCTGGACCTGCAGGACGTTGAAGTGCGTGAGAAGATTAAACACTCCAAGAGTAAGAACAAGAAACTGCAGAAGCAGCtggaaaaggacaaagaaaag CTGGAGGAAGTGCGCAGTGTACCAGCCAGCAGTGAAAAGGCCATCTCTGAGGCAACTGCTCGCAAGGAAGagctggagaagaagaaggtgaaagaagaggaaaaacttAAGGAGGTGATGGAGAGTTTGAAAGAAGAGACCAGCGGTTTGCAACAGGACAAAGAG ACCAAAGAGAAAGAGCTGATGGAGCTCAGCAAGGCTGTAAATGAGACCCGTTCTCGTATGGACCTGGCTCAGTCTGAGCTTGACATCTACCTTAGCCGCCACAACACAGCTTTGACACAGCTCAACACGGCCAAGCAAACACTCCAGACAACCTCTGACACACTGCGAGAGCGCCGCACTGCCATCAAAGATTTGGAAATCAAAATACCCCAGAAAGAACAGGAGCTCAAAAAG GATGAGGGAGagctggagcagctgatcaagaTGGATAATGAGGCTAGAGAAGTGGTGAGGGAAATGAGGCAGAAGGTGGATGAAGCCAAGAGCTCTCTGTCTTCCAACCGCAGTCGAGGAAAGGTCCTGGATGCTCTCatgcagcagaagaagagtgGCAGAATCCCCGGGATCTTTGGAagactg GGAGACCTTGGAGCCATCAATGAGAAGTATGATGTGGCTATTTCCTCTAGTTGTGGTGCTCTTGACAACATTGTGGTGGATACCATTGACACAGCTCAGAAATGTGTCACGTTCCTCAAAGAACAGAACATTGGAGTTGCCACCTTCATTGGTCTTGACAAG ATGAAGGTGTGGGAGAAGAACATGGCTCCCATTCAGACTCCAGAGAACAGCCCTCGTCTCTTTGACATGGTGCGAGTGAAAGATGAGAGTGTGAAACCAGCTTTCTACTTTGCCCTAAGGGACACCCTGGTGGCCCAGGACATGGAGCAGGCCACAAGAATGGCTTTCCAGAAAGACAAGCGCTGGAGGGTGGTCACCCTGAAGGGACAGATAATTGAGATGGCTG GAACCAtgactggaggaggaagaataCTGAAGGGCAGGATGGGCTCCTCTATTGGTACTGAGGTCTCCCAGGAGGAG cttgACCGTATGGAGAGCAAGCTGAACGAGAAACTGTCGAAGCTGCAGGGCTGCCAAGAGAGAAAACTGCAGCTAGAAGAGAACATCCAGCACCTGCGGCCACAGCTCCGGGACATGAAGAACACCCTGGAAAAATATGCCAACAGCATGACT AGTCTAGCTGACCAGGAGGCTCACTTAAAACTTCAGATCAAGGAACTAGAGGCTAACGTGCTGGCAGCTGCCCCAGACAAGGCGAAACAGAAGCAGATGGAGAAGAGCCTGGAGGCCTTCAAGAAAG ACTATGAGGCAGCATCCAGTAAGGCTGGGAAGGTGGAGAATGAGGTGAAAAGGCTACACAACCTGATTGTGGACATCAATAGCCACAAGCTAAAGGCTCAACAGGACAAGCTTGACAAGATCAACAAGGAGCTTGATGACTGCTCCTCCACCATAACCAAGGCCCAAGTAGCTATAAAGACGGCTGAGCG CAACCTGAAGAAGTGTGAGGAGAGTGTGAATCGTGTGCAGGGTGAGCTGGAGGAGAATGAGAAGTCCATGGCTGAGCTCACAGAGCAACTGAAGAAACTGGAAGATGAAGCCGGGGAGATCATGAAGGCCTGTCAGGAGGCTGAG GCTGCACTTCCTGAGGTGCAGGAGCAGTATCAGGGGGTGTTGAAGGAGATAAAGGTGCTACAGCAGCAGGAGCACGCACTGCAGGAGAAATCCCTCAGCGTCCGGCTCTGCATTGAGCAGATAGACACAACCGTcactgaacaaaacaacaagatcAAACACTGGCAGAAAGAG GCCAGCAAGCTGTCCCTTCATACCATTGAAAACAAGCCATCAGAGGAATTTCCTGTTCTTACTCCTGCTGAACTTGAGGAAATCTCTGATCCTAACGTCATTATCAACAAGATGATCACGTTGGAGACCCAGTGTGCTCAGATGAAACCAAACCTTGGAGCCATTGCTGAGTACAAGAAGAAG GAGGAGCTGTACCTGCAGCGTGTGGCTCAGCTGGACGAGATTACCACAGAGAGGGACAAATTCAAGCGTGGCTATGAAGACCTGCGCAAACAGCGCCTCAACGAGTTTATGACCGGATTCAACATGATCACTAACAAGCTGAAGGAAAACTACCAGATGCTTACACTGGGTGGTGATGCAGAGCTGGAGCTCGTGGACAGTTTAGACCCCTTCTCTGAGGGCATCATGTTCAG TGTTCGTCCTCCAAAGAAGAGCTGGAAAAAGATCTTTAACCTGTCAGGAGGAGAAAAGACCCTCAGCTCTTTGGCTCTGGTGTTTGCCCTGCACCACTATAAACCAACACCGCTCTACTTCATGGACGAGATAGATGCTGCCCTTGATTTCAAGAACGTCTCCATTGTTGCCTGTTACATTTAT GAGCAAACAAAGAACGCTCAGttcatcatcatctctctgAGGAACAACATGTTCGAGATCGCAGATCGACTCATCGGCATCTACAAAACTCACAACACCACCAAGAGTGTGGGAATCAACCCCAAAACCATCGTGTTCAAAGAGCATGATGCTGTCACTGCTTCAACCTGA
- the smc4 gene encoding structural maintenance of chromosomes protein 4 isoform X2 gives MTNEPGAPRLMITHLVNRNFKSYAGEQILGPFHKRFSCIIGPNGSGKSNVIDSMLFVFGYRAQKIRSKKLSVLIHSSDKHKDVQSCTVEVHFQKIIDKEGDDYEVIPNSKFYVSRTANKDNSSAYHINGKKATFKEVGALLRSHGIDLDHNRFLILQGEVEQIAMMKPKGQTEHDEGMLEYLEDIIGSCRLKEPIQTLARRIELLNEQRGEKLNRVKLVEKEKNALEGERNKAVEFLTLENDIFKHKSQLCQYYVHDLQKCVRDKEQEKQKILEDTKELTEKNAKISQEMDKMNQELKNVEKKQNKLNKYIETQKEKFTQLDLQDVEVREKIKHSKSKNKKLQKQLEKDKEKLEEVRSVPASSEKAISEATARKEELEKKKVKEEEKLKEVMESLKEETSGLQQDKETKEKELMELSKAVNETRSRMDLAQSELDIYLSRHNTALTQLNTAKQTLQTTSDTLRERRTAIKDLEIKIPQKEQELKKDEGELEQLIKMDNEAREVVREMRQKVDEAKSSLSSNRSRGKVLDALMQQKKSGRIPGIFGRLGDLGAINEKYDVAISSSCGALDNIVVDTIDTAQKCVTFLKEQNIGVATFIGLDKMKVWEKNMAPIQTPENSPRLFDMVRVKDESVKPAFYFALRDTLVAQDMEQATRMAFQKDKRWRVVTLKGQIIEMAGTMTGGGRILKGRMGSSIGTEVSQEELDRMESKLNEKLSKLQGCQERKLQLEENIQHLRPQLRDMKNTLEKYANSMTSLADQEAHLKLQIKELEANVLAAAPDKAKQKQMEKSLEAFKKDYEAASSKAGKVENEVKRLHNLIVDINSHKLKAQQDKLDKINKELDDCSSTITKAQVAIKTAERNLKKCEESVNRVQGELEENEKSMAELTEQLKKLEDEAGEIMKACQEAEAALPEVQEQYQGVLKEIKVLQQQEHALQEKSLSVRLCIEQIDTTVTEQNNKIKHWQKEASKLSLHTIENKPSEEFPVLTPAELEEISDPNVIINKMITLETQCAQMKPNLGAIAEYKKKEELYLQRVAQLDEITTERDKFKRGYEDLRKQRLNEFMTGFNMITNKLKENYQMLTLGGDAELELVDSLDPFSEGIMFSVRPPKKSWKKIFNLSGGEKTLSSLALVFALHHYKPTPLYFMDEIDAALDFKNVSIVACYIYEQTKNAQFIIISLRNNMFEIADRLIGIYKTHNTTKSVGINPKTIVFKEHDAVTAST, from the exons ATGACCAATGAACCGGGCGCTCCTCGCCTGATGATAACACATTTAGTTAATCGCAACTTTAAATCTTACGCAGGCGAGCAGATTCTGGGGCCTTTTCACAAG CGCTTTTCCTGCATCATTGGTCCAAATGGGAGTGGGAAGTCAAATGTGATAGATTcaatgctgtttgtgtttggataCAGAGCTCAAAAGATCAGATCGAAAAAGCTCTCAGTGCTGATTCACAGCTCTGATAAACACAAAGATGTGCAAAGCTGTACTGTGGAGGTGCATTTTCAAAAGATTATTGATAAG GAAGGAGATGACTACGAAGTTATCCCCAACAGCAAGTTCTATGTTTCCAGGACTGCCAACAAAGACAATTCCTCAGCCTACCATATCAATGGCAAGAAAGCCACATTCAAAGAAGTGGGAGCTTTACTCCGAAGCCATGGTATTGACCTAGACCACAACAGATTTCTGATCTTACAG GGTGAGGTGGAGCAGATCGCCATGATGAAGCCTAAAGGTCAGACAGAGCATGATGAGGGCATGCTGGAGTACCTGGAGGACATTATTGGCTCCTGCCGCCTCAAGGAGCCCATCCAAACCTTGGCCCGCCGCATTGAGCTTCTCAATGAGCAAAGGGGAGAGAAG CTAAACCGAGTAAAACTtgtggaaaaggagaagaatgCACTGGAGGGAGAAAGGAACAAAGCTGTGGAGTTTCTCACCCTGGAGAATGACATCTTCAAACACAAGAGTCAGCTTTGCCAATATTATGT TCATGATCTGCAGAAGTGTGTGAGGGATaaagagcaggaaaagcagaagaTCTTGGAGGACACCAAGGAACTCACTGAGAAAAATGCAAAGATATCACAAGAGATGGATAAAATGAACCAAGAGCTCAAAAATGTGGAgaa GAAACAAAATAAGCTCAACAAGTACATTGAGACCCAGAAGGAGAAGTTCACCCAGCTGGACCTGCAGGACGTTGAAGTGCGTGAGAAGATTAAACACTCCAAGAGTAAGAACAAGAAACTGCAGAAGCAGCtggaaaaggacaaagaaaag CTGGAGGAAGTGCGCAGTGTACCAGCCAGCAGTGAAAAGGCCATCTCTGAGGCAACTGCTCGCAAGGAAGagctggagaagaagaaggtgaaagaagaggaaaaacttAAGGAGGTGATGGAGAGTTTGAAAGAAGAGACCAGCGGTTTGCAACAGGACAAAGAG ACCAAAGAGAAAGAGCTGATGGAGCTCAGCAAGGCTGTAAATGAGACCCGTTCTCGTATGGACCTGGCTCAGTCTGAGCTTGACATCTACCTTAGCCGCCACAACACAGCTTTGACACAGCTCAACACGGCCAAGCAAACACTCCAGACAACCTCTGACACACTGCGAGAGCGCCGCACTGCCATCAAAGATTTGGAAATCAAAATACCCCAGAAAGAACAGGAGCTCAAAAAG GATGAGGGAGagctggagcagctgatcaagaTGGATAATGAGGCTAGAGAAGTGGTGAGGGAAATGAGGCAGAAGGTGGATGAAGCCAAGAGCTCTCTGTCTTCCAACCGCAGTCGAGGAAAGGTCCTGGATGCTCTCatgcagcagaagaagagtgGCAGAATCCCCGGGATCTTTGGAagactg GGAGACCTTGGAGCCATCAATGAGAAGTATGATGTGGCTATTTCCTCTAGTTGTGGTGCTCTTGACAACATTGTGGTGGATACCATTGACACAGCTCAGAAATGTGTCACGTTCCTCAAAGAACAGAACATTGGAGTTGCCACCTTCATTGGTCTTGACAAG ATGAAGGTGTGGGAGAAGAACATGGCTCCCATTCAGACTCCAGAGAACAGCCCTCGTCTCTTTGACATGGTGCGAGTGAAAGATGAGAGTGTGAAACCAGCTTTCTACTTTGCCCTAAGGGACACCCTGGTGGCCCAGGACATGGAGCAGGCCACAAGAATGGCTTTCCAGAAAGACAAGCGCTGGAGGGTGGTCACCCTGAAGGGACAGATAATTGAGATGGCTG GAACCAtgactggaggaggaagaataCTGAAGGGCAGGATGGGCTCCTCTATTGGTACTGAGGTCTCCCAGGAGGAG cttgACCGTATGGAGAGCAAGCTGAACGAGAAACTGTCGAAGCTGCAGGGCTGCCAAGAGAGAAAACTGCAGCTAGAAGAGAACATCCAGCACCTGCGGCCACAGCTCCGGGACATGAAGAACACCCTGGAAAAATATGCCAACAGCATGACT AGTCTAGCTGACCAGGAGGCTCACTTAAAACTTCAGATCAAGGAACTAGAGGCTAACGTGCTGGCAGCTGCCCCAGACAAGGCGAAACAGAAGCAGATGGAGAAGAGCCTGGAGGCCTTCAAGAAAG ACTATGAGGCAGCATCCAGTAAGGCTGGGAAGGTGGAGAATGAGGTGAAAAGGCTACACAACCTGATTGTGGACATCAATAGCCACAAGCTAAAGGCTCAACAGGACAAGCTTGACAAGATCAACAAGGAGCTTGATGACTGCTCCTCCACCATAACCAAGGCCCAAGTAGCTATAAAGACGGCTGAGCG CAACCTGAAGAAGTGTGAGGAGAGTGTGAATCGTGTGCAGGGTGAGCTGGAGGAGAATGAGAAGTCCATGGCTGAGCTCACAGAGCAACTGAAGAAACTGGAAGATGAAGCCGGGGAGATCATGAAGGCCTGTCAGGAGGCTGAG GCTGCACTTCCTGAGGTGCAGGAGCAGTATCAGGGGGTGTTGAAGGAGATAAAGGTGCTACAGCAGCAGGAGCACGCACTGCAGGAGAAATCCCTCAGCGTCCGGCTCTGCATTGAGCAGATAGACACAACCGTcactgaacaaaacaacaagatcAAACACTGGCAGAAAGAG GCCAGCAAGCTGTCCCTTCATACCATTGAAAACAAGCCATCAGAGGAATTTCCTGTTCTTACTCCTGCTGAACTTGAGGAAATCTCTGATCCTAACGTCATTATCAACAAGATGATCACGTTGGAGACCCAGTGTGCTCAGATGAAACCAAACCTTGGAGCCATTGCTGAGTACAAGAAGAAG GAGGAGCTGTACCTGCAGCGTGTGGCTCAGCTGGACGAGATTACCACAGAGAGGGACAAATTCAAGCGTGGCTATGAAGACCTGCGCAAACAGCGCCTCAACGAGTTTATGACCGGATTCAACATGATCACTAACAAGCTGAAGGAAAACTACCAGATGCTTACACTGGGTGGTGATGCAGAGCTGGAGCTCGTGGACAGTTTAGACCCCTTCTCTGAGGGCATCATGTTCAG TGTTCGTCCTCCAAAGAAGAGCTGGAAAAAGATCTTTAACCTGTCAGGAGGAGAAAAGACCCTCAGCTCTTTGGCTCTGGTGTTTGCCCTGCACCACTATAAACCAACACCGCTCTACTTCATGGACGAGATAGATGCTGCCCTTGATTTCAAGAACGTCTCCATTGTTGCCTGTTACATTTAT GAGCAAACAAAGAACGCTCAGttcatcatcatctctctgAGGAACAACATGTTCGAGATCGCAGATCGACTCATCGGCATCTACAAAACTCACAACACCACCAAGAGTGTGGGAATCAACCCCAAAACCATCGTGTTCAAAGAGCATGATGCTGTCACTGCTTCAACCTGA
- the trim59 gene encoding tripartite motif-containing protein 59, giving the protein MDNLEEDLTCSVCYSLFSDPRVLPCSHTFCKTCLDNLLQVSTNYSIWRPLRLPLKCPNCRSVMELPPAGVDALPTNVSLRAIIEKYQRDSVPRPPSCQEHHRQPLNMYCIQDRQLICGLCLTVGQHQGHRIDDLQAAFIREKQTPSRLLARVSEQRWAQACELGEQLEQEKARCEGLVRQDRQEVNQFFQTLEVVLGRKRQAYLEALDKVAAEVSRAYDPLIHRVKELQEEQLDLVSLGSSVEEEDSPLVFLEKVHLFRERVEEFINTPLPSVINLSVTPRAAEYLQQRWSAVTIGSLEEAPVPKVSCCARCGGAEAEAEAGRDQSDRWVQDLWCELQPTSSMVLLGLLVLLAVLWANPVGGASLGFSLLSRFSQLVHGLSSEVITSVWDIAGSAYTAMEAAVERWSTQLSLVGGKAFEHLAALLKTLTSH; this is encoded by the exons ATGGACAACCTAGAGGAGGACCTGACGTGCTCTGTATGCTACTCTCTGTTCTCTGATCCACGAGTCCTGCCGTGCTCACACACCTTCTGTAAGACATGCCTGGACAACTTGCTCCAGGTGTCTACCAACTATTCCATCTGGCGTCCGCTCCGCCTGCCGCTAAAATGCCCCAACTGTCGCAGCGTGATGGAGCTGCCCCCAGCGGGCGTGGATGCCTTGCCCACCAACGTATCTCTGCGGGCCATCATTGAGAAA TACCAGAGGGACAGTGTGCCACGACCCCCTTCCTGTCAGGAGCATCACAGGCAGCCTCTGAATATGTACTGCATCCAGGATCGGCAGCTGATCTGCGGGCTCTGTCTGACTGTCGGGCAGCACCAGGGCCATCGTATAGACGACCTGCAGGCAGCTTTcatcagagagaaacagacccCATCGCGACTGCTGGCCAGAGTCTCTGAGCAGAGATGGGCACAG GCGTGTGAGCTTGgggagcagctggagcaggagaaggCCCGCTGTGAGGGCCTGGTGAGGCAGGACCGACAGGAAGTCAATCAGTTTTTTCAGACGCTGGAGGTGGTGCTGGGCAGGAAGAGACAAGCCTACCTGGAGGCTCTGGATAAAGTTGCTGCAGAGGTGTCACGGGCCTATGACCCACTCATCCACAGAGTGAAGGAGCTACAG gAGGAACAGCTGGACCTGGTGTCCTTGGGTTCGTCAGTAGAGGAGGAGGACTCACCGCTGGTCTTCCTGGAGAAGGTGCATTTGTTcagagagagggtggaggagttTATTAACACCCCTCTGCCCTCGGTGATAAACCTCTCCGTCACCCCACGGGCAGCAGAGTACCTTCAGCAGCGCTGGTCTGCTGTGACCATCGGGAGCCTGGAGGAAGCACCTGTTCCTAAGGTGAGCTGCTGTGCCAGATGTGGCGGTGcggaggctgaggctgaggctggaAGGGATCAGTCTGACAGATGGGTGCAGGACCTGTGGTGTGAGCTGCAGCCTACTTCTTCTATGGTGCTGCTGGGGCTGCTGGTTCTGCTGGCAGTGCTGTGGGCGAACCCGGTTGGAGGGGCGTCGCTCggcttctctctgctgtctcgGTTCAGTCAGTTAGTCCACGGTCTGAGCAGTGAAGTCATCACATCTGTGTGGGACATTGCGGGGTCGGCATACACAGCAATGGAGGCAGCTGTAGAGAGATGGAGCACGCAGCTCTCCTTAGTCGGGGGAAAGGCTTTCGAGCATTTGGCCGCCTTACTTAAAACTCTGACATCCCACTGA